One stretch of Glandiceps talaboti chromosome 7, keGlaTala1.1, whole genome shotgun sequence DNA includes these proteins:
- the LOC144438008 gene encoding toll-like receptor 4: MPAQMEFCYLSMLYVFLVSGFIVSTSGSLPCKIYNYTYIDCTHRELYHLPNDLPPSTTHLELSYNTISNLSPDSFQGLGNLVDLRLNHSSISTLAEHVFSSLVKLEVLDLSSNQLTTLSSSTFSGLHNLQELYLFENNLSELPNDILVDLTKLRKISLSSNKFLCFTLVPLQQLINVEVIYFDSNKISGNCTDINFQSFRKLQSLSLHNCGIDDYILSRIQFGDTELATLNLNSNSIVALRPEVFTNLNHVLLLDLSNNLLTTRLIESLGVFYVFKNSSIKTLKLHDQHLPLNFITNNTFRGFRNTSLEELYLSKNNLTSLPDGGFRWLPHLKLLDISENKLVSLSMKAFEGLHNLVTLNIRYNWETESVDVANLLEAISGLSALENLTLWKIKLTGEIPSHAFAKLSSLKYLDLARNRLSLNSDSFCNLSQLQHLDISYNSIRSFPQNVFSDLVSLEFLELSGSDVYSSEIENTHLLSNLNNLKTLNLPLSGMTYLHRDELPSLQELYIIGDGNFLCLEMSQLVERHPPSLTKLAFFFHCVDFDITDVTFLNITFIGMFRISLYFQDKLRDSQFLSFFPNLEELSVLDGNLQNFDIHHGELTHLRTLELAGNKVSNINPQLIPNLQYLNIQNSPFDCSKCNMETFVNWMKTDKVVSLKKPYLLSCATPKKRAGTRLYELEFGWECNVLLIVGVTIACIFAFFTICITLCVKFRWYIRHAIFLIKLKCGRYQLQVNDDEEEEPLNKKYDAFVCFNEHDRPWVMEQLVPNLENIDPPNFKLCLHDRDFMPGVDIFENILDSIKNSHKTMLILSPNFAESEWCYFEMRMAQDHLFTGNRDVLVLVLNP; this comes from the coding sequence ATGCCTGCACAAATGGAATTCTGTTACCTATCCATGCTGTATGTATTCCTGGTATCTGGATTCATAGTGTCTACATCAGGATCATTACCATGTAAAATCTACAACTATACATACATTGACTGTACACACAGGGAGCTGTACCATCTACCTAATGATCTACCACCATCTACAACTCACTTGGAACTATCCTACAACACCATCTCAAATCTATCACCAGACAGTTTCCAGGGCCTTGGAAATTTGGTAGATCTGAGACTCAACCATAGCAGCATTTCAACTCTTGCTGAACATGTTTTCTCTTCTCTGGTGAAGTTAGAAGTACTGGATTTATCTTCAAATCAACTGACAACATTATCATCGTCAACTTTCTCTGGACTACACAATTTACAAGAACtgtatttgtttgaaaataactTATCTGAACTACCAAATGATATATTAGTAGATCTCACAAAGTTACGAAAGATTAGCTTATCAAGTAACAAATTCTTATGTTTCACACTTGTACCTCTTCAACAGCTCATCAACGTTGAGGTTATTTACTTTGATTCCAACAAAATATCTGGAAACTGTACTGATATCAACTTCCAAAGTTTCAGGAAACTCCAAAGTTTGTCACTTCATAATTGTGGTATTGATGATTACATTTTAAGCAGAATTCAATTTGGTGATACAGAACTCGCCACACTCAATTTAAATTCAAACAGCATAGTGGCTCTCAGACCAGAGGTTTTCACAAATCTAAATCATGTTTTGTTGCTCGATCTCTCAAATAATTTACTTACAACTAGATTGATTGAGAGTCTTGGTGTTTTTTATGTCTTCAAAAATTCTAGCATCAAAACCCTAAAGTTACACGACCAACACCTACCACTCAACTTCATAACTAACAACACTTTCAGAGGTTTTAGGAACACTTCATTGGAAGAACTATATCTTAGTAAGAATAACTTGACAAGTCTGCCTGATGGAGGATTCCGATGGTTACCACACTTGAAGTTACTGGACATTAGTGAAAACAAACTAGTCAGTCTTTCAATGAAAGCTTTTGAAGGCCTTCACAACTTAGTCACTTTGAATATAAGGTATAATTGGGAGACCGAGTCCGTTGATGTTGCTAACCTCTTAGAAGCCATAAGTGGCTTATCAGCTTTAGAGAATCTCACTCTTTGGAAAATCAAACTTACAGGTGAAATTCCTTCGCATGCATTTGCTAAGCTTAGTTCTCTGAAATATTTGGATCTTGCAAGAAACAGACTTAGTTTGAATTCTGACAGTTTCTGTAACCTGTCTCAGCTTCAACATTTAGATATTTCTTATAATTCTATTCGGTCGTTTccacaaaatgtattttcagaTTTAGTGTCATTAGAGTTCCTCGAACTAAGTGGTTCTGATGTCTACTCatctgaaattgaaaatacacatctTCTGAGTAACCTAAACAACCTTAAGACACTGAATTTGCCCTTAAGTGGTATGACCTATTTACATAGAGATGAATTACCATCTCTACAGGAATTATATATAATTGGAGATGGCAACTTTCTGTGCCTTGAAATGAGTCAGTTAGTAGAACGTCATCCACCCTCACTGACCAAACTTGCTTTTTTCTTTCATTGTGTTGATTTTGACATCACAGATGTGACCTTTCTTAACATTACATTCATAGGAATGTTTCGAATCTCATTGTATTTTCAAGACAAATTGAGAGATTCTCAATTTCTcagtttttttccaaatttagAAGAGCTTTCTGTCCTCGATGGAAACTTACAAAATTTTGACATTCATCACGGTGAGCTGACTCACCTCCGTACACTTGAATTGGCAGGCAATAAAGTATCAAATATAAATCCACAATTGATCCCAAACCTGCAATATTTAAATATACAGAACAGCCCATTTGACTGCTCAAAATGCAATATGGAAACATTTGTTAATTGGATGAAAACTGATAAAGTTGTAAGTTTGAAAAAACCTTACTTATTGTCCTGTGCAACACCAAAAAAAAGAGCAGGAACACGTCTTTATGAATTAGAGTTTGGGTGGGAATGTAATGTGTTACTGATTGTTGGTGTGACAATCGCATGTATTTTTGCCTTTTTTACAATCTGTATAACCCTTTGTGTTAAATTTCGCTGGTACATCCGACATGCTATCTTCTTGATAAAACTGAAATGTGGAAGATATCAACTTCAAGTCAacgatgatgaagaagaagaaccACTAAACAAGAAATACGatgcttttgtttgttttaatgaACATGACAGACCTTGGGTCATGGAACAATTAGTTCCGAACTTAGAAAATATTGATCCACCTAATttcaaactctgtttacatgatCGTGATTTCATGCCAGgtgttgatatttttgaaaatattctaGATAGTATCAAGAACAGTCATAAAACTATGTTGATACTGTCACCTAACTTTGCAGAAAGTGAGTGGTGTTACTTTGAAATGAGAATGGCTCAAGATCATCTATTTACAGGCAACAGAGATGTTCTTGTTTTAGTTTTAAATCCCTGA